The following proteins are encoded in a genomic region of Trueperaceae bacterium:
- a CDS encoding cell division protein FtsW, which translates to MDSRLLITQILLGAFGVLAVATGKPELAIEHSVRILLGLFISILVGRLTANTIVRLSPYAYLLTLILLIAVVIWGSSPEGSESKRWLIIGGFGLQPSEFMKVVVIAYLAAFFYNHLGNWQIWRPMVVVGFAAGLIVAQPDVSTAAFIFALAFAIMLAAGTSLARLLAISTSAALIALVLAGSYLSQFEYIGDRFSGYIDFITTQEKSENLSFQAVMARRTLQRSGFFGIGPGHLNRVPESWTDMVAINIAQSLGLTGITTLIILYVLVATRGLFIASRLRGPGSLLAAGATTYICGQAGLNLLVSAGLIPVTGIPLPFVSYGFNSMISASIAVGFIHSGYRALKTETKQ; encoded by the coding sequence ATGGATTCGCGATTACTGATCACACAGATTCTCCTTGGAGCCTTCGGCGTCCTTGCCGTGGCTACAGGAAAACCAGAATTAGCTATCGAGCATAGCGTTAGAATCCTCTTGGGTTTGTTTATCTCGATTTTAGTGGGAAGACTCACTGCGAACACCATAGTCCGCTTATCCCCCTACGCCTACCTGTTAACTCTTATTCTTCTTATAGCTGTAGTTATTTGGGGCTCATCGCCGGAAGGAAGCGAAAGTAAGCGCTGGTTAATTATTGGCGGCTTCGGCCTACAGCCGTCAGAATTCATGAAAGTTGTAGTCATTGCTTACCTAGCAGCGTTCTTTTATAACCACCTCGGCAACTGGCAAATTTGGCGACCAATGGTTGTTGTGGGCTTCGCGGCTGGCCTAATCGTGGCCCAACCAGATGTGAGTACAGCAGCATTCATCTTCGCCCTCGCGTTTGCAATCATGCTAGCAGCAGGCACCTCACTTGCACGGTTACTTGCAATTAGTACTTCTGCAGCACTGATTGCGTTAGTCCTTGCCGGCTCCTATCTAAGCCAATTCGAATACATTGGCGATCGCTTTTCTGGGTACATTGACTTTATCACCACCCAGGAAAAATCTGAAAATTTGAGCTTTCAAGCTGTTATGGCCAGACGAACCCTTCAGCGTTCTGGATTTTTTGGAATAGGCCCCGGACATCTCAACCGCGTCCCTGAGTCTTGGACCGACATGGTAGCTATCAATATTGCCCAGTCATTGGGACTTACCGGAATTACGACCCTAATCATACTTTACGTCCTAGTTGCCACTAGAGGCCTCTTTATCGCTTCTCGTTTAAGAGGACCAGGAAGCCTGCTTGCTGCTGGCGCAACAACATATATTTGTGGCCAAGCTGGCCTTAATCTACTTGTTTCTGCTGGACTCATACCAGTTACTGGTATCCCATTGCCCTTCGTCAGTTACGGTTTCAACAGCATGATTTCTGCTTCTATTGCCGTAGGGTTCATCCATAGCGGTTACCGTGCCCTAAAAACGGAGACCAAGCAATGA
- a CDS encoding UDP-N-acetylglucosamine--N-acetylmuramyl-(pentapeptide) pyrophosphoryl-undecaprenol N-acetylglucosamine transferase, producing the protein MTSSVIFATGGTGGHIYPAIAVANAGRERGEQIIFLGQQGGMEENITRNAGFRFIGVPAGKWDRHKPNPLQAISATRGTLSAMKVVRRERPGLIMGFGGFASFPGCASATLLNIPLVLHDGNVFPGKVTRWFASRAWAVIGAQQESCGYLTKAKRFIHIPEPIREHRIPKNEARDKLGFPLSGILTLIMGGSQGSETLNRLVPEAYKKLHQNTSVLHITGAHLKHCLDSSTCNTYKTVPYADSSLAWSAADLGITRSGVSTLAEAAFHGVPLIMLPLPGSANNHQLLNARAVEKARAGMVLEDENASALAHNWEKALNPTALYEASKAAQSRSPAGASEQIWKVIDKARQDTPPMMHERLGIS; encoded by the coding sequence ATGACATCTTCCGTGATCTTCGCGACAGGTGGGACAGGAGGCCATATCTATCCTGCCATCGCAGTGGCTAATGCTGGTCGTGAACGGGGAGAGCAAATTATCTTCCTAGGCCAGCAGGGTGGAATGGAAGAAAACATTACCAGGAATGCAGGGTTCAGGTTCATTGGAGTCCCGGCAGGCAAATGGGACCGCCACAAACCAAACCCCTTACAGGCAATTTCAGCAACGAGAGGAACACTATCAGCCATGAAAGTCGTACGACGAGAGAGGCCCGGACTAATTATGGGTTTCGGTGGATTTGCTAGTTTCCCTGGTTGTGCTTCTGCAACACTACTTAACATACCACTCGTACTCCATGACGGTAACGTGTTCCCAGGTAAAGTCACACGCTGGTTTGCCAGTCGTGCTTGGGCAGTTATCGGGGCTCAGCAGGAGTCTTGTGGGTACTTAACGAAAGCCAAAAGGTTCATCCATATCCCTGAACCAATTCGCGAACACCGAATTCCTAAAAATGAAGCTCGCGATAAACTAGGCTTTCCTCTGTCGGGTATATTGACTCTAATAATGGGTGGTTCTCAAGGATCCGAAACTCTCAACCGCCTAGTACCAGAAGCCTATAAAAAACTCCACCAAAACACTTCTGTATTACACATCACCGGCGCTCACCTGAAACACTGTCTCGATAGCTCTACCTGTAATACCTATAAGACGGTACCCTATGCCGATTCCTCCCTAGCTTGGTCAGCTGCAGATCTTGGAATCACTCGATCGGGGGTAAGTACTCTTGCAGAGGCAGCTTTTCATGGAGTACCTCTTATCATGCTTCCCTTACCCGGATCTGCCAACAATCACCAGTTACTTAATGCCCGAGCAGTTGAAAAAGCCCGCGCAGGAATGGTGCTAGAGGATGAAAATGCCTCCGCACTAGCTCATAACTGGGAGAAAGCACTAAATCCGACAGCTCTTTATGAAGCTTCTAAAGCAGCTCAATCTCGTTCACCAGCAGGAGCTTCCGAACAAATATGGAAGGTAATTGATAAAGCTCGACAAGATACCCCTCCTATGATGCATGAAAGACTAGGTATTTCGTGA